A stretch of Lathyrus oleraceus cultivar Zhongwan6 chromosome 6, CAAS_Psat_ZW6_1.0, whole genome shotgun sequence DNA encodes these proteins:
- the LOC127094350 gene encoding lysine-rich arabinogalactan protein 19-like — protein sequence MVSTFSPRLTLQKWWITIRKTLQAKGVDISVFSMDWLLEHPPNFMKRMREPFEKSKNANKAKLGETYGSRPLVPLADSPSKYLPPSRSVKLKSIASYLPQTTPINIQSETPPSTTRSSNPPSLKFNLATTTLPVSEAEMLNETTSPSSSTPSSPPYYILSSDNKPSDPQSPTLAQLQARALASQQPPQPEQEVTSPPPKQQNPPPYDQPQTPPPEQQTNPPSEQPQTPPPE from the coding sequence ATGGTCTCTACCTTttctccaagattgaccctccagAAGTGGTGGATCACTATCCGCAAGACCTTGCAAGCCAAAGGGGTGGATATCTCTGTGTTCTCTATGGATTGGCTGCTTgagcatccaccaaacttcatgaagaggatgcgagagccTTTTGAAAAGTCAAAGAATGCCAATAAGGCTAAATTGGGAGAAACTTATGGGTCAAGACCTCTAGTCCCTCTAGCTGATTCTCCAAGTAAGTATCTGCCTCCCTCTCGCTCTGTTAAATTAAAGTCAATTGCTTCTTATCTTCCCCAAACCACTCCCATCAACATCCAATCAGAAACACCACCCTCCACCACCAGATCCTCTAACCCGCCATCTCTGAAATTTAATCTCGCAACCACTACCTTACCAGTTTCTGAAGCAGAAATGCTGAACGAAACCACCTCACCATCATCTTCCACACCTTCATCCCCACCATACTACATTCTCTCATCTGACAACAAACCCTCTGACCCCCAATCCCCCACACTAGCTCAACTTCAGGCACGTGCTCTGGCCTCACAGCAACCACCACAACCTGAACAAGAAGTCACCTCTCCACCCCCTAAACAACAAAATCCACCTCCATATGATCAACCTCAAACACCACCCCCTGAACAACAAACAAATCCACCATCTGAACAACCACAAACACCACCTCCTGAATAA